In Raphanus sativus cultivar WK10039 chromosome 5, ASM80110v3, whole genome shotgun sequence, the following proteins share a genomic window:
- the LOC108860185 gene encoding probable indole-3-pyruvate monooxygenase YUCCA9 — MENMFSLMAREEYVSDRRCIWVNGPVIVGAGPSGLATAACLRDQGVPFVVVERSDCIASLWQKRTYDRLKLHLPKKFCQLPKMPFPDHYPEYPTKRQFIDYLESYANHFDIKPEFNKSVESARFDETSGLWRVRTTAAGEEMEYICRWLVVATGENAERVVPEINGLKTEFNGEVIHACEYKSGEKFRGKRVLVVGCGNSGMEVSLDLANHNAITSMVVRSSVHVLPREVMGKSTFGISVMLMKWLPLWLVDKLLLILSWLVLGSLTNYGLKRPSVGPMELKSKTGKTPVLDIGALEKIKSGNVGIVPAIKRFSRRHVELVDGQKLDIDAVVLATGYRSNVPSWLQESEFFSKSGFPKSPFPQAWKGKSGLYAAGFTRKGLAGASADAVNIAQDIGNVWREETKRQKMRRNVGHRRCISVA, encoded by the exons ATGGAGAATATGTTTAGCCTAATGGCACGTGAAGAATATGTATCAGACCGTAGGTGTATATGGGTCAACGGTCCGGTTATCGTCGGAGCCGGTCCATCCGGATTAGCTACAGCAGCTTGTCTTCGTGATCAAGGAGTCCCATTCGTTGTGGTCGAAAGATCAGACTGCATAGCTTCACTATGGCAAAAACGTACTTACGACAGACTCAAGCTTCACTTGCCCAAGAAGTTTTGCCAATTACCTAAAATGCCCTTCCCGGATCACTACCCTGAATACCCGACAAAACGACAGTTCATCGATTACCTTGAGTCCTACGCAAATCATTTCGATATTAAACCGGAGTTTAATAAATCCGTCGAGTCTGCTCGGTTTGATGAAACGAGCGGGTTGTGGCGGGTTAGGACGACTGCTGCTGGAGAGGAGATGGAGTATATTTGCAGGTGGTTGGTTGTGGCGACGGGAGAAAACGCCGAACGTGTTGTGCCCGAGATTAATGGGCTTAAGACGGAGTTCAACGGAGAAGTGATTCACGCTTGTGAGTATAAGTCCGGTGAAAAATTTAGAGGGAAGAGAGTTCTTGTCGTGGGATGTGGAAACTCTGGCATGGAAGTGTCTCTTGATCTTGCTAATCACAATGCTATTACTTCCATGGTCGTTCGTAGCTCG GTTCATGTATTACCTAGAGAAGTTATGGGAAAGTCAACATTCGGAATCTCAGTGATGTTGATGAAGTGGCTGCCTCTATGGCTCGTAGACAAGCTTTTACTGATTTTATCATGGTTGGTTCTAGGTAGCTTAACAAACTACGGGCTTAAAAGGCCCAGCGTAGGCCCAATGGAGCTCAAAAGCAAGACGGGAAAGACCCCGGTTCTCGACATCGGTGCTCTAGAGAAGATAAAGTCCGGCAACGTAGGAATCGTCCCTGCGATCAAACGGTTCTCACGAAGACACGTGGAGCTAGTAGATGGTCAGAAGCTAGACATTGACGCGGTGGTTCTGGCCACCGGCTATCGCAGCAACGTCCCTTCTTGGCTTCAGGAAAGTGAGTTCTTTTCGAAAAGTGGCTTCCCAAAATCGCCGTTTCCACAAGCTTGGAAAGGGAAGTCGGGTTTATATGCGGCCGGATTCACGAGGAAAGGGTTGGCCGGAGCATCTGCAGATGCTGTTAATATAGCTCAAGATATTGGTAACGTGTGGAGAGAAGAGACTAAGCGacagaagatgagaagaaatgTAGGGCACCGTAGATGCATCTCAGTTGCTTAA
- the LOC108858485 gene encoding uncharacterized protein LOC108858485 gives QEQKLQDFSSIHVYLAFSQTWKTVIKAERVVESGSNGGESEKSLKEKGNEFFKAGNYLKAAALYTQAIKLDPSNATLYSNRAAAFLSLVKLSKALAVAETTIKLNPQWEKGYFRKGSVLEAMEKYQDALSAFEMALKHNPQSAEVSRKIKRLGQLHKEKQRAQELESLRSNVNMAKHLESFKSELSANYGAEECWKEMFSFLAETMETAVKSWHETSRVDTRVYFLLDNEKTQTDKYAPVVNIDKAFESPNTHSNCFTYLRQYAEDSFSKAACLVTAKSSISYPQVWKGQGSRKWKLGQNDGIFVQFESPCIRSVWFIPSTKEKGQTFCREPQALDIGAHEILPRIFKETSKSS, from the exons CAAGAACAAAAGTTGCAAGATTTCTCTTCGATTCATGTTTATTTAGCTTTCTCACAAACCTGGAAAACAGTGATAAAGGCGGAGAGAGTAGTGGAATCAGGGTCTAATGGTGGAGAATCGGAGAAATCTCTAAAAGAAAAAGGGAATGAGTTCTTCAAAGCTGGGAACTACCTTAAAGCCGCAGCTCTCTATACTCAAGCCATCAAGCTCGATCCTTCTAACGCTACTCTCTACAG TAACCGAGCTGCTGCATTTTTGAGTCTAGTTAAGCTTAGCAAAGCCTTAGCTGTTGCTGAGACTACCATCAAACTCAACCCTCAATGGGAGAAG GGGTACTTCAGGAAAGGTTCTGTGCTTGAAGCCATGGAAAAATACCAAGAT GCCTTGTCTGCATTTGAAATGGCTCTGAAGCACAATCCACAAAGCGCAGAAGTTTCAAGAAAGATCAAGAGGCTCGGCCAGTTGCACAAGGAGAAACAGAGAGCTCAAGAGCTGGAGAGTTTGAGATCTAATGTCAACATGGCTAAGCATCTCGAGAGCTTTAAATCTGAATTG TCTGCAAACTATGGAGCTGAAGAGTGTTGGAAAGagatgttttcttttcttgctGAGACTATGGAAACAGCTGTGAAGTCGTGGCACGAGACATCTAGAGTCGATACTAGAGTCTATTTCCTTCTTGACAATGAGAAAACGCAAACCGATAAGTACGCACCAGTAGTCAACATCGATAAG GCTTTTGAGTCACCAAACACACACAGTAACTGCTTTACGTATCTGAGGCAATACGCAGAAGACTCCTTCTCCAAAGCTGCTTGCTTAGTAACAGCAAAGAGTAGTATATCTTATCCGCAGGTGTGGAAAGGTCAAGGCTCAAGGAAGTGGAAACTGGGACAAAACGATGGGATCTTTGTTCAGTTTGAGTCTCCTTGTATTCGAAGTGTTTGGTTCATTCCTAGCACCAAAGAAAAGGGTCAAACGTTTTGCAG GGAACCTCAAGCTCTAGATATAGGCGCACATGAGATTCTACCTCGCATCTTCAAGGAAACATCGAAGAGCTCGTAA